The Agromyces marinus genome window below encodes:
- a CDS encoding PucR family transcriptional regulator, translating into MAAKPRTKAETLAWLRTISGELSTQTLKRLEDTLPWYGEMPPSRRSAVGLVAQAGISSFIAWFDDPRSTPWIAADVFGAAPRELLRSVSLQQTLQLIRVTVEVVEERVKDGGEPLREAILLYSREIAFAAADVYARAAEARGLWDARLEALVVDSILSGEYDDELPSRIAALGWHGHGEVAVLVGTAPKLFDVDQVRRSARHMQSDVLIGVQGNRLVVVIGRAEPQAATPEEPAATGAALSFIDIATQLEPFFGPGHLVLGHEVPNLVDASKSAKAALAGFAVARSWRHAPRPVHADDLLPERALAGDPLARATLVHRIYRPLQAHSTELLTTLWSYLDNGRSLEATARELFVHPNTVRYRLKRVSEVIGWDATGAREALILQSALIIGSMSDHDSAPRRRPSN; encoded by the coding sequence GTGGCAGCGAAGCCCAGGACGAAGGCCGAGACGCTCGCGTGGCTGCGGACGATCTCGGGTGAACTGTCGACCCAGACGCTCAAGCGCCTGGAGGACACGCTGCCCTGGTACGGGGAGATGCCGCCGAGCCGGCGGTCGGCCGTCGGGCTGGTCGCGCAGGCGGGCATCTCCTCGTTCATCGCCTGGTTCGACGACCCGCGCTCGACGCCGTGGATCGCCGCCGACGTGTTCGGCGCGGCCCCGCGGGAGCTGCTGCGTTCGGTGAGCCTCCAGCAGACGCTGCAGCTGATCCGGGTGACGGTCGAGGTCGTCGAGGAACGCGTGAAGGACGGCGGCGAGCCGCTGCGCGAGGCGATCCTCCTCTACTCGCGCGAGATCGCGTTCGCGGCCGCCGACGTCTACGCCCGCGCCGCCGAGGCGCGCGGACTCTGGGACGCACGGCTCGAGGCGCTCGTCGTCGACTCGATCCTCTCGGGCGAGTACGACGACGAGCTCCCGAGCCGTATCGCGGCGCTCGGCTGGCACGGTCACGGCGAGGTGGCGGTGCTCGTCGGCACGGCCCCGAAGCTCTTCGACGTCGACCAGGTGCGGCGGTCGGCGCGGCACATGCAGTCCGACGTGCTGATCGGCGTGCAGGGCAACCGCCTGGTGGTCGTGATCGGCCGCGCCGAGCCGCAGGCGGCGACGCCGGAGGAGCCCGCGGCGACCGGGGCCGCGCTCTCGTTCATCGACATCGCGACGCAGCTCGAGCCGTTCTTCGGGCCGGGGCACCTCGTGCTCGGCCACGAGGTGCCCAACCTCGTCGACGCGTCCAAGAGCGCGAAGGCGGCCCTCGCCGGGTTCGCCGTGGCGCGGTCGTGGCGGCACGCGCCACGGCCGGTCCACGCCGACGACCTGCTGCCCGAGCGGGCCCTCGCGGGCGACCCGTTGGCGCGCGCGACGCTGGTGCACCGGATCTACCGACCGCTGCAGGCGCACTCGACCGAGTTGCTCACCACGCTGTGGAGCTACCTCGACAACGGCCGGTCGCTCGAGGCGACCGCCCGCGAGCTCTTCGTCCACCCGAACACCGTCCGCTACCGGTTGAAGCGCGTGTCCGAGGTCATCGGATGGGATGCGACCGGGGCCCGTGAGGCGCTCATCCTCCAGTCGGCGCTGATCATCGGCTCGATGAGCGATCACGATTCCGCGCCACGCCGACGACCATCGAACTGA
- a CDS encoding PadR family transcriptional regulator, whose amino-acid sequence MAVRDALLVLLMNGPAYGFALHGDLAARTGGRRDVNVGQTYSTLERLTKQGLVESAGSTDDGLPLHRLTTAGSAAAEAWLDGADGAGADPWHESVDRVLVAMSMPTVDARRVLNGERSRWRERSVAARGAAGPGASEPGAVAPAQLAREARARLAASAARAEARLAEAMLAWLDEVAAAGPDGASFAPSAERPRRGRRPSAPAVAAGTPAGGPQADE is encoded by the coding sequence ATGGCCGTTCGCGACGCGCTGCTCGTGCTGCTCATGAACGGTCCCGCGTACGGGTTCGCGCTGCACGGCGACCTCGCCGCGCGCACGGGCGGACGACGGGACGTGAACGTCGGGCAGACCTACTCGACGTTGGAGCGCCTGACGAAGCAGGGGCTCGTGGAATCCGCCGGCTCGACCGACGACGGGCTCCCCCTGCACCGGTTGACCACGGCCGGGTCGGCCGCTGCCGAGGCCTGGCTCGACGGCGCGGACGGTGCCGGTGCCGACCCGTGGCACGAGAGCGTCGATCGGGTGCTCGTGGCGATGTCGATGCCGACGGTCGATGCCCGACGGGTGCTCAACGGCGAGCGTTCGCGATGGCGGGAGCGGTCGGTCGCCGCGCGTGGAGCCGCCGGGCCCGGCGCATCGGAGCCCGGCGCGGTCGCCCCGGCGCAGCTGGCACGCGAAGCCCGGGCGCGGCTCGCGGCATCCGCTGCCCGTGCCGAGGCCCGGCTCGCCGAGGCGATGCTCGCGTGGCTGGACGAGGTCGCGGCTGCCGGACCGGACGGGGCATCGTTCGCACCGTCGGCTGAACGCCCGCGGCGCGGGCGCCGCCCGTCGGCGCCCGCGGTCGCCGCGGGCACGCCCGCGGGCGGGCCTCAGGCCGACGAGTAG
- a CDS encoding ACP S-malonyltransferase produces the protein MIVVVCPGQGSQTPGFLAPWLTEASFADRLGELADASGVDLARHGTESDADTIRDTAIAQPLIVAAGILAFDALVGDGRRDLVGGVAGHSVGEITAAAAAGVLGEADAMRFVGERGRAMADAAALEPTAMSAVLGGDEADLLARLEALGLEPANFNGGGQVVVAGAVDALERLKAEPPAGARVIPLQVAGAFHTRYMQPARERLAAVAAGLAPSEASLRLWSNRDGRAVASGAEFVDLLVGQVASPVRWDLCMASFADAGVTGIIELAPAGALVGLAKRALKGVPTIAVKTPDDLPAAIGLLEQAA, from the coding sequence GTGATCGTCGTCGTCTGCCCTGGACAGGGCTCCCAGACCCCCGGCTTCCTCGCCCCCTGGCTGACCGAGGCGTCCTTCGCGGACCGGCTCGGCGAACTCGCCGACGCGTCCGGCGTCGACCTCGCACGGCACGGCACCGAATCCGATGCGGACACGATCCGCGACACGGCGATCGCCCAGCCGCTCATCGTCGCCGCCGGCATCCTCGCGTTCGACGCGCTCGTCGGCGACGGCCGGCGCGACCTCGTGGGCGGCGTCGCCGGGCACTCGGTCGGCGAGATCACGGCTGCGGCCGCGGCCGGCGTCCTCGGCGAGGCGGATGCGATGCGATTCGTCGGCGAGCGGGGCCGGGCGATGGCGGATGCCGCCGCGCTCGAGCCCACCGCGATGAGCGCGGTCCTCGGCGGCGACGAGGCAGACCTGCTCGCCCGGCTCGAAGCGCTGGGCCTCGAGCCGGCGAACTTCAACGGCGGTGGCCAGGTCGTGGTCGCGGGCGCGGTCGACGCGCTCGAGCGGCTGAAGGCCGAACCGCCCGCTGGTGCCCGGGTCATCCCGCTGCAGGTCGCCGGCGCCTTCCACACGCGCTACATGCAGCCCGCGCGCGAGCGGCTCGCGGCGGTCGCCGCTGGCCTCGCACCGAGCGAGGCGAGCCTGCGACTCTGGAGCAATCGCGACGGGCGCGCCGTGGCATCCGGTGCCGAGTTCGTCGACCTGCTCGTCGGCCAGGTCGCGTCCCCGGTCCGCTGGGATCTCTGCATGGCGTCGTTCGCCGACGCCGGCGTCACGGGCATCATCGAACTCGCGCCCGCCGGGGCGCTCGTCGGCCTCGCGAAGCGGGCGCTGAAGGGCGTTCCGACGATCGCGGTGAAGACGCCCGACGACCTCCCCGCCGCGATCGGCCTGCTCGAGCAGGCCGCGTAG
- a CDS encoding bifunctional 3'-5' exonuclease/DNA polymerase: protein MRIAIATTGAGRVVFLDPERGERREVPAADAAAEIRRLEAEHAPRWVWRDTREWAPRLLASGVRVARAHDLRLCGAILAASTAVPAPPAGVAHDRPDWLPPGPAEAGAGVVPAPVASVDRGPALFDLDPIRAAPTHESESAEALVDEHDRQLALVAGSERPAALRLLLAAESAGALIAAELHEAGLPWRRVVHERVLEAALGPRPGVGRKPERMEALAVRIRAALDAPELRVDSQSDLLRALRAAGIGVDSTAKWELHEHEHPAMEPLLEYKRLARLLTANGWAWLDEWVAGDRFRADYVAGGTATGRWATAGGGALQLPKAIRAAVAADPGWTLVVADAAQLEPRVLAALARDGAMAEAGRGRDMYRAIVDAGVVATREEAKLALLGAMYGSTTGDSGRLVPQLARAYPRAMALVDRAARDGEAGRRVTTLLGRSSPLPPASWHEIQAAASQPDATAAVERRARSAARDWGRFTRNFVVQGTAAEWALCWLAGVRTRLTAIRGADTPAAASGGVFDRAPHLVYFLHDELIVHSPVEHADAAADAVRDAAAEAGRLLFGDAPVEFPLELAVTADYSSA, encoded by the coding sequence GTGCGGATCGCGATCGCGACGACGGGCGCGGGGCGCGTGGTCTTCCTCGACCCCGAGCGCGGCGAGCGCAGAGAGGTTCCGGCAGCCGATGCGGCCGCCGAGATCCGCCGGCTCGAGGCCGAACACGCACCCCGCTGGGTGTGGCGCGACACGCGGGAGTGGGCCCCGCGGCTGCTCGCATCGGGGGTTCGCGTCGCTCGCGCGCACGACCTCCGGCTGTGCGGCGCGATCCTGGCGGCGTCCACCGCGGTCCCGGCGCCACCCGCCGGCGTGGCGCACGACCGACCGGACTGGCTGCCGCCGGGCCCCGCGGAAGCGGGGGCCGGGGTGGTGCCCGCGCCCGTGGCATCCGTCGACCGAGGCCCGGCACTGTTCGACCTCGACCCGATCCGGGCCGCGCCGACGCACGAGTCCGAGTCCGCCGAGGCCCTCGTCGACGAGCACGATCGGCAACTCGCACTCGTCGCGGGGTCCGAGCGCCCCGCCGCGCTCCGGCTACTGCTCGCGGCCGAATCCGCGGGCGCGCTCATCGCGGCCGAACTGCACGAGGCCGGCCTCCCGTGGCGCCGGGTCGTGCACGAGCGCGTGCTCGAAGCCGCGCTCGGCCCGAGACCCGGCGTCGGGCGCAAGCCCGAGCGTATGGAGGCGCTCGCGGTCCGGATCCGCGCTGCGCTCGACGCCCCGGAGCTCCGGGTCGACTCGCAGTCCGACCTGCTGCGCGCGCTCCGCGCCGCCGGCATCGGCGTCGATTCGACCGCGAAGTGGGAGCTGCACGAGCACGAGCATCCCGCGATGGAACCGCTGCTCGAGTACAAGCGGCTGGCGCGGCTGCTGACCGCGAACGGCTGGGCGTGGCTCGACGAGTGGGTCGCGGGCGACCGGTTCCGCGCGGACTACGTCGCGGGCGGCACCGCGACCGGCCGCTGGGCGACCGCCGGCGGGGGAGCGCTGCAACTGCCGAAGGCGATCCGGGCGGCGGTCGCCGCCGACCCCGGGTGGACCCTGGTCGTGGCGGATGCCGCGCAGCTCGAGCCGCGCGTGCTCGCAGCGCTCGCACGCGACGGGGCGATGGCTGAGGCCGGTCGCGGGCGCGACATGTACCGCGCGATCGTCGACGCGGGAGTGGTCGCGACGCGTGAGGAGGCGAAGCTCGCCCTCCTCGGTGCCATGTACGGCTCGACGACTGGCGACAGCGGCCGGCTCGTGCCGCAGCTCGCACGGGCCTACCCGCGCGCGATGGCGCTCGTCGACCGTGCCGCACGCGACGGCGAGGCCGGGCGGCGCGTCACGACCCTGCTCGGGCGCTCCTCACCGCTGCCGCCGGCGTCGTGGCATGAGATCCAGGCGGCGGCCTCTCAGCCCGACGCGACGGCAGCCGTGGAGCGGCGGGCACGGTCGGCGGCACGCGACTGGGGGCGGTTCACCCGCAACTTCGTGGTCCAGGGCACCGCGGCGGAGTGGGCCCTGTGCTGGCTGGCGGGCGTGCGCACGCGACTCACGGCGATCCGTGGTGCCGACACGCCGGCCGCGGCATCCGGTGGCGTGTTCGACCGAGCGCCGCATCTCGTGTACTTCCTTCACGATGAACTCATCGTCCATTCACCCGTCGAGCACGCCGACGCGGCGGCCGACGCGGTGCGCGACGCGGCCGCCGAGGCCGGGAGGCTGCTGTTCGGCGACGCGCCGGTCGAGTTCCCGCTCGAGCTCGCGGTGACCGCGGACTACTCGTCGGCCTGA
- a CDS encoding beta-ketoacyl-ACP synthase III, producing MTHPTLTQSTGPAHTRLLSVGAARGENAVPNDDLVGPIDSSDEWIRQRTGIITRTRAGADVSALDLATDAAREAVERSGLSPDQIDLVIVATISNPQQTPSIAAVVADRVGANPAAAYDMNAACAGYAYAVAQADALIRAGAARHALVIGAEKLSDVVDPADRSISFLLGDGAGAVVVGPSDTPAIAPTVWGSDGSKAGAVGMNHTLVEFRDGAAPWPTLRQEGQTVFRWAVWDMAKVAQQALDAAGIQASDLAAFLPHQANMRIIDEFAKQLKLPESVVIGRDIATTGNTSAASIPLAMHRLLEEHPELSGGLALQIGFGAGLVFGAQVVVLP from the coding sequence ATGACGCACCCCACGCTCACCCAGTCGACCGGCCCCGCGCACACGCGCCTGCTGTCGGTCGGTGCCGCCCGCGGCGAGAACGCCGTCCCGAACGACGACCTCGTCGGCCCGATCGACTCGTCCGACGAGTGGATCCGCCAGCGCACGGGCATCATCACGCGCACGCGTGCGGGCGCCGACGTGTCGGCGCTCGACCTCGCGACGGATGCCGCGCGCGAAGCCGTCGAGCGGTCGGGGCTCTCCCCCGACCAGATCGACCTGGTCATCGTGGCGACGATCTCGAACCCGCAGCAGACCCCGTCGATCGCCGCGGTCGTCGCCGACCGCGTCGGGGCGAACCCGGCTGCGGCGTACGACATGAACGCGGCGTGTGCGGGCTACGCGTACGCGGTGGCGCAGGCCGACGCCCTCATCCGCGCCGGCGCCGCGCGCCACGCGCTGGTGATCGGCGCCGAGAAGCTCTCGGACGTCGTCGACCCCGCCGACCGAAGCATCAGCTTCCTGCTCGGCGACGGCGCCGGCGCGGTCGTGGTCGGACCGAGCGACACGCCGGCGATCGCACCGACCGTGTGGGGCTCCGACGGCTCGAAGGCGGGCGCGGTGGGCATGAACCACACGCTCGTGGAGTTCCGCGACGGCGCAGCCCCGTGGCCGACGCTCCGCCAGGAGGGCCAGACGGTCTTCCGCTGGGCGGTCTGGGACATGGCCAAGGTCGCGCAGCAGGCGCTGGATGCCGCCGGCATCCAGGCTTCGGACCTCGCCGCGTTCCTCCCCCACCAGGCGAACATGCGCATCATCGACGAGTTCGCCAAGCAGCTGAAGCTGCCGGAGTCGGTCGTGATCGGTCGCGACATCGCCACGACCGGCAACACGTCGGCCGCGTCGATCCCGCTCGCGATGCACCGACTGCTCGAGGAGCACCCGGAGCTCTCGGGCGGACTCGCCCTCCAGATCGGCTTCGGCGCCGGACTCGTGTTCGGCGCCCAAGTGGTGGTTCTGCCCTGA
- a CDS encoding acyl carrier protein, whose amino-acid sequence MASTRDEVLAGLAELINDETGIATDTVEADKSFTDDLDIDSISMMTIVVNAEEKFDVKIPDEEVKNLKTVGDAVDFIVNAQA is encoded by the coding sequence ATGGCATCGACCCGCGACGAAGTGCTTGCCGGCCTGGCTGAGCTCATCAACGACGAGACCGGCATCGCCACCGACACGGTCGAGGCGGACAAGTCGTTCACCGACGACCTCGACATCGACTCGATCTCGATGATGACGATCGTCGTCAACGCCGAGGAGAAGTTCGACGTCAAGATCCCCGACGAAGAGGTCAAGAACCTCAAGACCGTCGGCGACGCCGTCGACTTCATCGTCAACGCGCAGGCCTAG
- a CDS encoding beta-ketoacyl-[acyl-carrier-protein] synthase family protein, translating to MTKNIVVTGIGASSPIGGTAPESWEALLAGTSGTRTLEHEWVEKYQIPVTFAAEALVRPETVLERPVAKRLDPASQFALIAAKEAWADAGSPDVAPERLGIDFATGIGGVWTLLDAWDTLREKGPRRVLPMTVPMLMPNAAAGNLSLHFGARAYASTVASACASSTESLVNAVEHLRDGLADVVIAGGTESAIHPITMASFASMQALSKRNDDPATASRPTSIDRDGFVMGEGAGVLILETEEHARARGAKIYAYVVGGGVTADSYHITANDPEGKGAARAVELALAAAGASADDVTHINAHATSTPVGDPNEYTALQAVFGDRIEDIPVSATKASTGHLLGGTGALEAIFTVLALRDRTAPPTINITEQDPEVPFRVSGAPQELGSGDQLAISNSFGFGGHNAVIAFRSA from the coding sequence ATGACCAAGAACATCGTCGTCACCGGCATCGGTGCGAGCTCGCCGATCGGCGGCACCGCGCCCGAAAGCTGGGAGGCCCTGCTCGCCGGCACCTCGGGCACCCGCACCCTCGAGCACGAGTGGGTCGAGAAGTACCAGATCCCCGTGACCTTCGCGGCCGAGGCGCTCGTGCGCCCCGAGACGGTGCTCGAGCGCCCCGTCGCCAAGCGGCTCGATCCCGCGTCGCAGTTCGCCCTCATCGCCGCCAAGGAGGCGTGGGCGGATGCCGGCAGCCCCGACGTCGCACCCGAGCGCCTCGGCATCGACTTCGCCACCGGGATCGGCGGCGTGTGGACCCTGCTCGACGCGTGGGACACGCTGCGCGAGAAGGGTCCGCGTCGGGTCCTCCCGATGACGGTGCCGATGCTCATGCCGAACGCCGCGGCCGGCAACCTCTCGCTCCACTTCGGCGCCCGCGCCTACGCCAGCACGGTCGCGAGCGCCTGCGCGTCGAGCACAGAGTCGCTCGTCAACGCCGTCGAGCACCTGCGCGACGGCCTGGCGGACGTGGTCATCGCCGGTGGCACCGAGTCGGCGATCCACCCGATCACGATGGCCTCGTTCGCGTCGATGCAGGCGCTGTCCAAGCGCAACGACGACCCGGCGACGGCGTCGCGCCCGACGAGCATCGACCGCGACGGCTTCGTCATGGGCGAGGGCGCGGGCGTGCTGATCCTCGAGACCGAGGAGCACGCGCGGGCGCGCGGCGCGAAGATCTACGCCTACGTGGTCGGCGGCGGCGTCACGGCCGACTCGTACCACATCACCGCGAACGACCCCGAGGGCAAGGGGGCCGCGCGCGCGGTCGAGCTCGCGCTGGCCGCTGCCGGCGCTTCGGCCGACGACGTCACCCACATCAACGCGCACGCGACGTCGACCCCGGTGGGCGACCCGAACGAGTACACGGCGCTGCAGGCCGTGTTCGGCGACCGGATCGAGGACATCCCCGTGTCGGCCACGAAGGCGTCGACCGGGCACCTGCTCGGCGGCACGGGCGCCCTCGAGGCGATCTTCACCGTGCTCGCGTTGCGCGACCGCACGGCGCCGCCGACGATCAACATCACCGAGCAGGACCCGGAGGTGCCCTTCCGCGTCTCGGGCGCTCCGCAGGAGCTCGGCAGCGGCGACCAGCTCGCGATCTCGAACTCGTTCGGGTTCGGCGGGCACAACGCGGTCATCGCGTTCCGTTCGGCGTGA
- a CDS encoding acyl-CoA dehydrogenase translates to MSEFRSPVADLMYALEHVVGYERVAQLPGFEHADLDTVAEVLGEVGDFMAEVVAPTNRAGDLEGAHLNADGTVTTPTGFKEAYSAYVDAGWGSVPLPEEYGGGGFPRTIGLAIQELTTTANMAFALAPLLTQGAIEALLHYGTDEQKQAWLPKMVSGEWAGTMNLTEPHAGSDVGALTTKAVKRADGTYGITGQKIFITFGEHDLSEQIVHLVLARTPDAPAGTRGISIFIVPKFLVNDDGSLGERNAVKAVGVEHKMGIHGSPTCVLSYEDATGYLVGEENFGMRIMFVMMNSARLSVGMQGLAVAERAYQQSLDYATQRIQGRAIGAAEESPIIDYPDVRRMLMTQKAYIAALRRMTLLDAVYTDISTHHSDAATRERAAEVVGLLTPICKAFGTDLGNELTSLALQIHGGSGFIEEAGAAQHYRDVRIAAIYEGTNGIQAADLVGRKLGIRGGASFLEFIAEMRGLDAELATAGDDFASIRSSLTAGLDALEQTTAWMLRTGVDDPHSVLAGSSPYLRIWGLVVGGWLMAKSALAGRELGDDPIGASQLPLARFYAEQLLPAASGLAAAATAGSRDLFALDADALGDSVRRTARV, encoded by the coding sequence ATGAGTGAATTCCGTTCGCCCGTCGCCGACCTCATGTACGCCCTCGAGCATGTCGTCGGGTACGAACGGGTTGCGCAGCTTCCGGGCTTCGAGCACGCCGATCTCGACACCGTCGCCGAGGTCCTGGGGGAGGTGGGCGACTTCATGGCCGAGGTCGTCGCACCGACCAACCGCGCCGGCGACCTCGAGGGCGCCCACCTCAACGCCGACGGCACGGTGACGACCCCGACCGGGTTCAAGGAGGCGTACTCGGCCTACGTCGACGCGGGTTGGGGTTCGGTGCCGCTGCCCGAGGAGTACGGCGGCGGCGGGTTCCCCCGCACGATCGGGCTCGCCATCCAGGAGCTCACCACCACCGCGAACATGGCGTTCGCGCTGGCGCCGCTGCTCACCCAGGGGGCGATCGAGGCGCTCCTGCACTACGGCACGGACGAGCAGAAGCAGGCCTGGCTCCCGAAGATGGTCAGCGGAGAGTGGGCCGGCACCATGAACCTGACCGAGCCGCACGCCGGCTCCGACGTCGGTGCGCTCACCACGAAGGCCGTGAAGCGAGCGGATGGCACGTACGGCATCACCGGTCAGAAGATCTTCATCACGTTCGGCGAGCACGACCTGAGCGAGCAGATCGTGCACCTCGTGCTCGCGCGCACGCCCGACGCTCCCGCGGGAACCAGGGGCATCTCGATCTTCATCGTGCCGAAGTTCCTCGTGAACGACGACGGCTCGCTCGGCGAGCGCAACGCGGTGAAGGCGGTCGGCGTCGAGCACAAGATGGGCATCCACGGATCGCCGACCTGCGTGCTGTCGTACGAGGATGCCACGGGCTACCTCGTCGGCGAGGAGAACTTCGGCATGCGCATCATGTTCGTCATGATGAACAGCGCCCGACTCTCCGTCGGCATGCAGGGCCTGGCCGTGGCGGAGCGCGCCTACCAGCAGTCGCTCGACTACGCGACGCAGCGCATCCAGGGCCGCGCGATCGGCGCAGCGGAGGAATCCCCGATCATCGACTACCCCGACGTGCGCCGCATGCTCATGACGCAGAAGGCGTACATCGCCGCGCTTCGGCGCATGACCCTCCTCGACGCCGTCTACACCGACATCTCGACGCACCATTCCGACGCAGCCACGCGCGAACGCGCCGCCGAGGTCGTCGGCCTGCTCACCCCGATCTGCAAGGCGTTCGGCACCGACCTCGGCAACGAGCTCACCTCGCTCGCCCTGCAGATCCACGGCGGAAGCGGCTTCATCGAGGAAGCCGGCGCCGCCCAGCACTACCGCGACGTGCGCATCGCCGCGATCTACGAGGGCACCAACGGCATCCAGGCCGCCGACCTCGTCGGCCGCAAGCTCGGCATCCGCGGCGGAGCGTCGTTCCTCGAGTTCATCGCCGAGATGCGTGGACTCGACGCTGAACTCGCCACCGCGGGCGACGACTTCGCGTCCATCCGCTCCTCACTGACCGCCGGGCTCGACGCGCTCGAGCAGACGACGGCATGGATGCTGCGCACCGGCGTCGACGACCCGCACTCGGTGCTCGCGGGCTCGAGCCCGTACCTGCGCATCTGGGGGCTCGTCGTCGGCGGGTGGCTCATGGCCAAGTCGGCGCTCGCGGGGCGTGAGCTCGGCGACGACCCGATCGGCGCATCGCAGCTGCCGCTCGCCCGGTTCTACGCCGAGCAGCTCCTGCCAGCGGCATCCGGGCTCGCCGCCGCCGCGACCGCGGGATCGCGCGACCTGTTCGCGCTCGACGCCGACGCACTCGGCGATTCGGTGCGCCGCACCGCTCGCGTCTGA
- a CDS encoding DUF3145 domain-containing protein, producing the protein MAEQVTRAARAARGVLFVHSSPRAVGPHIEWAVGRALGHPVNFEWTEQPVLPGTLRTEFSWAGEPGAGARIASALRGWEQTRFEVSEDPTPGNDGARWMHTPELGVYYAQTDAAGNVVIPEDRVRYAMEVAAFDATELHRELRLALGQAWDDELEPFRHASDFAPVVWLHHVG; encoded by the coding sequence ATGGCGGAACAGGTCACGCGGGCCGCGCGCGCCGCGCGCGGCGTGCTGTTCGTGCACTCGTCCCCGCGTGCGGTCGGACCGCACATCGAGTGGGCGGTCGGCCGCGCACTCGGCCACCCGGTGAACTTCGAATGGACCGAACAGCCGGTGCTGCCCGGAACCCTGCGCACCGAGTTCTCGTGGGCGGGTGAACCCGGCGCCGGCGCGCGCATCGCATCCGCACTGCGCGGATGGGAGCAGACCAGGTTCGAGGTGAGCGAAGACCCGACGCCCGGCAATGACGGCGCCCGCTGGATGCACACTCCCGAGCTCGGTGTGTACTACGCCCAGACCGACGCCGCCGGCAACGTCGTCATCCCCGAGGATCGCGTGCGCTACGCGATGGAGGTCGCGGCGTTCGACGCGACCGAACTCCACCGCGAACTGCGCCTCGCACTCGGCCAGGCATGGGACGACGAACTCGAACCCTTCCGGCACGCGAGCGACTTCGCTCCCGTGGTGTGGTTGCACCACGTGGGGTGA